The following coding sequences lie in one Psychrobacter arenosus genomic window:
- the putP gene encoding sodium/proline symporter PutP, with protein sequence MNGISTGVLISLGAYFLVMIGIGIYAYFKQANDSEGYMLGGRNLGPAVTALSAGASDMSGWLLLGLPGYMYADGVVSIWIALGLTAGAFLNYIIVAPRLRVYTEVADNAITLPDYFANRFEDKSHMLRVISAIVIILFFTVYTAASLVGGGKLFESSLNLSYSTGLWVTAGVVVAYTLFGGFLAVSMTDFVQGVIMLFAMVIVPVVAFTDLGGIDATTTAVRNIDPQLLNITSGMTTLGIISLLAWGLGYFGQPHIIVRFMAIRSVKDIPTARNIGMSWMIVSLIGALMTGFAGRAYVQKTAMTLDDPETIFLVFTQFLFHPLVSGFLLAAILAAIMSTISSQLLVVSSSLTKDVYKLFFDREAPEARQVLVGRISVVLVAVVSIFLASNPDSSVLSLVSNAWAGFGAAFGPLVIISLMWKGMNRNGAVAGMVIGALTVIVWIYGGFTTADGVPLGDWLFAIVPGFVLSTIAIIVVSIATGGPKPSVVAKFEEMELNLK encoded by the coding sequence ATGAATGGAATTTCAACCGGCGTCCTCATCTCGTTAGGCGCTTACTTTTTAGTCATGATTGGGATTGGTATTTATGCTTACTTTAAGCAAGCCAATGACTCTGAAGGTTATATGTTGGGGGGGCGTAATCTTGGCCCTGCCGTTACCGCACTCTCTGCTGGTGCTTCTGACATGTCAGGGTGGTTGCTTTTAGGTTTACCCGGTTACATGTATGCTGATGGGGTTGTCAGTATTTGGATTGCTCTCGGTCTAACCGCAGGGGCGTTCTTAAACTACATCATTGTAGCCCCACGCTTACGCGTCTATACCGAAGTGGCGGACAATGCCATTACTCTCCCGGATTATTTCGCCAACCGCTTTGAAGACAAGTCACACATGTTACGCGTCATCTCAGCTATCGTGATTATCTTATTCTTCACAGTTTATACCGCAGCCAGTCTAGTAGGTGGGGGTAAGTTGTTTGAAAGCTCGTTAAACCTGTCTTATAGTACCGGTCTTTGGGTTACTGCAGGGGTAGTTGTAGCTTATACGCTATTCGGTGGCTTCTTAGCCGTCTCTATGACAGATTTCGTGCAGGGTGTCATCATGCTGTTTGCGATGGTGATCGTACCGGTGGTGGCTTTCACCGATCTTGGCGGTATTGATGCTACTACGACTGCTGTGCGTAACATCGACCCACAATTGCTTAATATCACTAGTGGCATGACGACTCTTGGTATTATTTCTTTACTAGCATGGGGCTTAGGCTATTTTGGTCAGCCGCATATCATCGTACGTTTCATGGCGATTCGCTCAGTAAAAGATATTCCGACAGCCCGTAATATCGGTATGAGTTGGATGATTGTGAGCTTAATCGGTGCTTTGATGACCGGTTTTGCTGGCCGCGCTTATGTGCAAAAGACAGCGATGACGTTAGACGATCCTGAGACTATCTTCCTAGTATTTACTCAGTTCTTATTCCATCCGCTAGTTTCTGGCTTCCTATTAGCAGCTATCTTAGCGGCTATTATGAGTACGATTTCATCGCAGCTATTGGTAGTTTCGAGCTCATTAACTAAAGACGTCTATAAGCTATTTTTCGACAGAGAAGCACCAGAAGCTCGCCAGGTATTGGTAGGTCGTATCTCAGTGGTATTGGTAGCCGTGGTTTCTATCTTTTTGGCCTCAAACCCAGACAGCTCAGTACTAAGCTTAGTATCTAACGCTTGGGCAGGCTTTGGTGCCGCCTTTGGTCCCCTGGTCATCATCAGCTTGATGTGGAAAGGTATGAACCGTAATGGGGCTGTTGCCGGTATGGTTATTGGTGCCTTAACGGTTATCGTATGGATTTACGGTGGCTTTACTACAGCGGACGGCGTGCCTCTAGGCGATTGGTTATTCGCTATCGTTCCTGGTTTCGTATTGAGCACTATCGCTATCATTGTGGTTAGTATCGCCACCGGTGGTCCGAAGCCTTCTGTAGTAGCTAAGTTTGAAGAGATGGAGCTTAACCTAAAATAA
- the leuC gene encoding 3-isopropylmalate dehydratase large subunit has product MAGHTLYDKLWDAHVVSQRDDGSCLIYIDRHLLHEVTSPQAFEGLSLANREPWRLSANIATPDHNVPTVRKERLEGVAGIQDQVSRLQVLTLDENCAKFDIAEFTINDARQGIVHVVGPEQGLVLPGMTVVCGDSHTATHGALGCLAHGIGTSEVEHVLATQCLVQQKMKNMQIRVTGQLGAGVTAKDVVLAIIAKIGTAGGTGHAIEFAGQVFEEMSMEGRMTVCNMAIEAGARVGMVAVDDITIDYVKGRPYAPTGEQWQQAEAYWRTLYSDDDAVFDTVIEMDGSQIAPQVSWGTSPEMVVEVTQSVPTLDQAQDETQQEGWERAYKYMGLIAGQPVTDIQLDRIFIGSCTNSRIEDLRSAASVIKGRKVAATVKEAIVVAGSGQVKKQAEEEGLDKLFTEAGFEWREPGCSMCLAMNADKLQPQEHCASTSNRNFEGRQGNGGRTHLVSPAMAAAAALAGHFVDVRNF; this is encoded by the coding sequence ATGGCAGGTCACACTTTATATGACAAACTTTGGGACGCGCACGTCGTCAGTCAGCGCGATGATGGTTCCTGCTTAATCTATATCGATCGTCATTTGCTGCATGAAGTGACAAGCCCGCAAGCTTTTGAAGGGCTCTCATTGGCCAACCGTGAGCCTTGGCGCCTATCTGCCAATATCGCGACGCCGGATCACAACGTACCGACCGTTAGAAAAGAGCGTTTAGAAGGGGTAGCAGGTATTCAGGATCAGGTATCGCGCCTGCAAGTCCTTACACTAGATGAAAACTGCGCTAAATTTGATATTGCTGAGTTTACGATTAATGATGCGCGTCAAGGTATCGTGCACGTGGTCGGACCTGAGCAGGGCTTAGTGCTACCGGGTATGACCGTAGTTTGTGGCGATTCTCATACAGCCACTCATGGTGCCCTAGGGTGTCTTGCCCATGGTATCGGTACCTCAGAAGTTGAGCATGTGCTTGCGACCCAGTGTCTTGTGCAACAAAAGATGAAAAATATGCAAATCCGTGTCACCGGTCAATTGGGGGCAGGTGTGACGGCTAAAGATGTGGTCTTGGCTATTATCGCTAAGATTGGCACAGCTGGCGGGACAGGTCATGCGATTGAGTTTGCAGGGCAGGTCTTTGAAGAGATGAGCATGGAAGGGCGTATGACCGTCTGTAATATGGCGATTGAAGCTGGCGCGCGCGTCGGTATGGTCGCTGTTGATGACATCACTATTGACTATGTCAAAGGCCGTCCGTATGCCCCAACGGGTGAGCAGTGGCAGCAAGCGGAAGCTTACTGGCGTACTCTGTACTCAGATGACGATGCTGTCTTTGACACCGTTATCGAGATGGATGGCAGTCAGATTGCACCACAAGTCTCTTGGGGCACCTCGCCTGAAATGGTCGTAGAAGTCACTCAATCTGTGCCTACCCTCGACCAAGCACAAGATGAGACCCAACAAGAAGGTTGGGAGCGCGCCTATAAATATATGGGGCTTATCGCGGGTCAACCGGTCACGGACATTCAGCTCGATCGTATCTTCATTGGCTCTTGCACCAACTCACGTATCGAAGATTTGCGCTCAGCAGCTTCGGTCATCAAAGGGCGTAAAGTCGCTGCCACAGTAAAAGAAGCCATCGTAGTAGCGGGCTCAGGACAAGTGAAAAAACAAGCGGAAGAGGAAGGCTTAGACAAGCTCTTTACCGAAGCGGGCTTTGAATGGCGTGAGCCAGGTTGCTCTATGTGCTTGGCAATGAATGCGGATAAATTACAACCGCAAGAGCATTGCGCCTCGACGTCAAACCGTAACTTTGAAGGTCGTCAGGGCAATGGCGGGCGCACGCATTTGGTGAGTCCTGCTATGGCTGCCGCTGCTGCATTAGCCGGTCATTTTGTTGATGTTCGTAACTTTTAA
- the leuD gene encoding 3-isopropylmalate dehydratase small subunit — translation MQAYNTQTGIVCPLDRSNVDTDQIIPKQFLKSIQRTGFGVNLFDEWRYLDEGYPGQDNSVRPINPDFVLNLPRYQGANILLARKNFGCGSSREHAPWALSEYGFRTVIAPSYADIFYNNCFKNGMLPIVLSEAIVDQLFAAVEANVGYELTTDLERQVVITPEGTEYPFAVDEFRKHCLLNGLDDIGLTLQQSDAIKAYEAKMQQQTPWIFNDVRA, via the coding sequence ATGCAAGCTTATAACACGCAAACGGGCATCGTTTGTCCATTAGATCGCTCGAACGTCGATACCGATCAGATTATTCCTAAGCAATTTTTGAAGTCTATCCAACGCACAGGGTTTGGCGTCAACTTGTTTGATGAGTGGCGTTATTTAGACGAAGGCTATCCTGGTCAGGACAATAGTGTGCGTCCTATTAACCCAGACTTCGTTTTAAACCTACCGCGCTATCAAGGCGCCAACATTCTGCTTGCCCGCAAAAACTTTGGTTGCGGCTCTAGCCGTGAGCATGCTCCTTGGGCCTTGTCAGAATATGGCTTCCGCACGGTAATTGCGCCCAGTTACGCGGATATTTTTTATAATAACTGCTTTAAAAATGGCATGTTACCCATCGTATTGTCTGAAGCTATCGTAGACCAATTGTTTGCAGCGGTAGAGGCCAATGTCGGCTATGAGCTAACAACGGATCTTGAGCGCCAAGTAGTCATTACCCCAGAAGGGACAGAATATCCTTTTGCAGTCGATGAGTTCCGCAAGCACTGCTTGTTAAATGGTTTGGATGATATTGGGCTGACTCTGCAGCAAAGTGATGCTATCAAAGCTTATGAAGCCAAAATGCAGCAGCAGACGCCATGGATATTCAATGATGTGCGAGCATAA
- a CDS encoding surface lipoprotein assembly modifier yields MIGTKAGMLPLTMAMSFGLVAITIAGKAAADETVVIESPLATSSAVTVPATKVALVNKSKPTDKETPASLSEKYDIEQLQANPLLFDKTLNQAITAKDWQSVIQLLPYYRALASSDPTLIKFAEASIEQSQNKFKPIISLYQAQLLDKPEDYKVRLNLALALQADKQFTEAKKELLLLQGGEVPKAISTKAERALASINKIEDWRFNVSTNLVVDPNINDAPPKYIQDRYGKVIEQERGSDVSVSASANKRFNLPKRYYATVGSNVFLDGFWKDDDEVNYLLTGSAGIGYNDPKNEWALTPSITKRIYDDTSYSERQALNLRGSRWLGKKLRLNATTTWSTEAFARDLTDKRKTDSRYIALSGSYVKDAQESWAATIGHQETELPNSVSSNSEYNTVSVGWNKQWDNNLATAVTVNYTVKDYANPALRYSDGSLTAAQEAALARYYNSVGGEFGSLRQDRISALNLQLWKRDLTWYGVTPRLSLKYSQTASNFDYYDDREEQSATIILSKSF; encoded by the coding sequence ATGATAGGAACAAAAGCCGGTATGCTGCCTTTAACAATGGCCATGAGCTTTGGTTTAGTAGCGATTACTATAGCTGGAAAGGCAGCTGCTGATGAAACTGTTGTTATAGAGAGCCCATTAGCAACCAGTAGTGCCGTCACTGTGCCCGCTACTAAAGTAGCTTTAGTAAACAAGTCTAAGCCCACGGATAAAGAAACACCGGCAAGCCTGAGCGAAAAATACGATATTGAGCAGTTGCAGGCCAATCCGCTACTGTTTGATAAGACTTTGAATCAAGCTATCACCGCGAAAGACTGGCAGAGTGTCATTCAGCTGTTGCCTTATTACCGCGCCCTCGCCTCAAGTGATCCAACGCTGATTAAGTTTGCCGAAGCCTCGATTGAGCAAAGCCAAAATAAATTTAAGCCAATTATCAGCCTTTATCAAGCGCAACTTCTGGATAAGCCTGAGGATTATAAGGTTAGGTTAAATTTAGCGTTAGCCTTACAAGCGGATAAACAATTTACTGAAGCAAAAAAAGAACTACTGCTGCTGCAAGGTGGAGAGGTGCCAAAAGCTATCAGTACAAAAGCTGAGCGGGCACTGGCTAGTATTAATAAGATAGAAGACTGGCGGTTTAATGTCAGTACAAACCTGGTCGTTGATCCTAATATTAATGACGCTCCACCAAAGTATATTCAGGATCGCTATGGCAAGGTGATAGAGCAGGAGAGGGGTAGCGATGTTTCGGTATCTGCTAGTGCGAATAAACGCTTTAATCTACCCAAGCGCTACTATGCCACAGTCGGTAGCAACGTGTTTTTAGACGGCTTTTGGAAGGATGATGACGAGGTTAATTATCTGCTGACAGGCTCGGCAGGAATAGGCTATAACGATCCAAAAAATGAGTGGGCACTCACGCCTTCTATTACCAAAAGAATTTATGACGATACGTCTTATAGTGAACGGCAAGCGCTAAATCTACGCGGGTCCAGATGGTTGGGTAAAAAATTAAGACTGAATGCGACTACCACTTGGTCGACAGAAGCTTTTGCTAGAGATTTGACTGATAAGCGTAAAACAGACAGTCGTTATATTGCGCTAAGCGGTTCCTATGTCAAAGATGCGCAAGAGTCATGGGCAGCGACTATAGGTCATCAAGAGACTGAGCTGCCCAACTCAGTAAGCAGTAACTCTGAGTACAATACCGTCAGTGTGGGTTGGAATAAGCAATGGGACAATAACTTAGCTACGGCTGTGACGGTTAACTATACCGTAAAAGACTATGCGAATCCGGCATTAAGATACAGCGATGGCAGTTTAACAGCAGCGCAGGAGGCAGCATTAGCCCGTTACTATAACAGTGTAGGCGGTGAGTTCGGCTCGTTAAGACAAGACCGTATCAGCGCCTTAAACTTACAGCTGTGGAAACGTGACCTAACTTGGTATGGGGTAACGCCAAGGTTAAGCTTAAAATACAGTCAAACCGCCAGTAATTTTGACTATTATGATGATCGTGAGGAACAATCAGCAACCATTATATTGTCTAAAAGCTTTTAA
- a CDS encoding glutathione S-transferase family protein yields MLTLYKLPFQSRAERVLWTLEELDMDYQVELLNPMAGDCRTEQYLALNPHGKVPTLVHDDTTLTESIAIMEYLNDLHPERPLTPDANAPSYAKDNFHFRQALSYGLTEIESYCWLRAQSTLLAAVYKWPEGTAERSLKSIERAVPTLWAWLAERDYVAGDQFTLADIYYYQLIGWMKMLGLSELPEHVQAYLDKLAARENFPAAMKQAGPKF; encoded by the coding sequence ATGCTGACACTTTATAAGCTGCCTTTTCAATCGCGAGCTGAGCGGGTGCTATGGACGCTAGAAGAACTCGACATGGATTACCAAGTTGAGTTGTTAAATCCGATGGCAGGAGACTGCCGTACCGAGCAGTATTTAGCGCTTAACCCGCATGGCAAGGTGCCGACGCTAGTCCATGATGACACCACGTTGACTGAGTCGATAGCGATCATGGAATATCTCAATGATTTGCATCCCGAGCGTCCGCTAACGCCAGATGCTAATGCGCCCAGCTACGCTAAAGATAATTTTCATTTCCGTCAGGCGTTATCTTATGGTCTGACTGAGATTGAAAGCTACTGTTGGTTACGCGCGCAGTCTACTTTACTGGCAGCAGTTTATAAGTGGCCAGAAGGGACCGCAGAGCGCAGTTTAAAAAGTATTGAACGCGCTGTCCCGACGCTTTGGGCTTGGTTAGCAGAGCGCGATTATGTGGCAGGTGATCAGTTCACCTTAGCCGATATCTATTATTATCAGCTGATAGGTTGGATGAAAATGCTCGGTTTAAGTGAGCTACCTGAACATGTACAAGCCTATTTAGATAAATTAGCAGCGCGGGAGAATTTTCCCGCAGCGATGAAACAAGCAGGACCGAAATTTTAA
- a CDS encoding surface lipoprotein assembly modifier, producing MTHNFIFKPLTASMLLSLSFFSLSALAAPVAEPSPTAIDNSNPVIDLPEDNDQASELIKRENQTLLLGNTVPSAKVTDAEAQEAIRSRQQAGEGLAYDLAALKADPILFTKFLNGALAAQDMVTVKQLLPHYKALEVNDPMLINFADALVYRSEAKNKQAIAIYREMLAADPDFHPVRLNMAMAMQADRQYAAAKEQLQKLQAADLPPPVMARVQNSLAQINSLEDWSFNASASYVRDDNVNDAPSKSINMGGLNSVEQQSANGIQVSASANKRYNLPDNFYATLGGNASLKGYWDTSDYNDYLFTASAGVGYDDAKNDVSVTPFVTKRIYDEDPYSLRKGVTVSGSRWVKPKLKLSATGIVSKETFDDDSDANRETDGQFLGLNALYLKDAKEYFYGGLGTYRNDVPKSSIISYDRNSLNVGWGREWKKGLSTLATAGYAIKDYDDPADNYAGNALLGYYNTVAGEPGTKREDKTTSLGLQIWKRDLTLYGLTPRLVFEYDTTSSNFGYYDDRTEKLATIILTKSF from the coding sequence ATGACCCATAACTTTATATTTAAGCCATTGACGGCTTCTATGTTACTTTCCCTGTCCTTTTTTTCACTATCGGCATTGGCTGCACCTGTTGCAGAACCAAGTCCTACCGCAATTGACAATAGTAATCCGGTTATTGACTTGCCCGAAGACAATGACCAAGCCAGTGAGCTCATTAAACGGGAGAACCAAACGCTGTTATTGGGCAATACGGTTCCCTCTGCAAAGGTCACTGATGCGGAAGCTCAAGAAGCCATTAGAAGTCGTCAACAAGCAGGTGAAGGCTTGGCGTATGATTTGGCAGCCTTAAAAGCGGATCCCATACTGTTTACCAAGTTTTTAAATGGCGCATTAGCCGCCCAAGATATGGTGACGGTCAAGCAATTATTGCCGCATTACAAAGCATTGGAAGTCAATGATCCGATGTTGATTAATTTTGCGGATGCTTTGGTCTACCGTAGTGAAGCCAAAAATAAGCAAGCCATCGCTATCTATCGCGAAATGTTAGCGGCTGATCCTGATTTTCATCCAGTACGCTTAAACATGGCTATGGCGATGCAGGCAGACAGACAATATGCTGCTGCCAAGGAACAATTGCAAAAGCTACAAGCCGCAGATTTGCCGCCTCCCGTTATGGCTAGAGTACAAAATTCCTTAGCGCAAATTAATAGCCTAGAGGACTGGAGTTTTAATGCGTCAGCCAGCTATGTGCGAGATGACAATGTTAATGATGCTCCTTCAAAGTCTATTAACATGGGCGGCCTTAACTCAGTGGAACAGCAGTCTGCTAACGGTATTCAGGTTTCTGCGAGTGCTAATAAACGCTATAACTTACCCGATAATTTTTATGCCACTTTAGGGGGCAATGCCTCGCTAAAAGGGTATTGGGACACTAGTGATTATAATGATTATCTATTTACGGCCTCAGCTGGTGTAGGCTATGATGATGCCAAAAATGACGTTTCTGTCACGCCATTCGTGACCAAGCGAATTTATGATGAAGATCCTTATAGTTTGCGTAAAGGGGTCACCGTTAGTGGCTCACGTTGGGTCAAACCTAAGCTCAAGCTGTCAGCCACAGGTATCGTATCCAAAGAGACGTTCGATGATGATAGCGACGCTAACCGTGAGACGGATGGGCAGTTTTTAGGTCTAAATGCTTTATATCTGAAGGATGCTAAAGAGTACTTTTATGGTGGCCTTGGCACCTATCGTAATGACGTGCCTAAGTCGAGTATCATTAGTTATGACCGTAACTCTTTAAACGTGGGTTGGGGCCGGGAGTGGAAAAAAGGACTCTCTACCTTAGCTACAGCTGGCTACGCTATTAAAGACTATGACGACCCAGCAGATAATTATGCCGGTAACGCCCTATTGGGATACTATAATACCGTAGCAGGTGAGCCGGGTACGAAAAGAGAAGATAAAACCACTTCTTTAGGCTTGCAAATTTGGAAACGAGATTTAACTTTATATGGTCTCACCCCACGCTTAGTATTTGAATATGATACGACTTCGAGTAACTTTGGTTACTACGATGACCGTACTGAAAAGCTAGCGACTATTATTTTGACCAAGAGCTTTTAA
- a CDS encoding LysR family transcriptional regulator, producing MNTTNLTTFVTVMQTGSISGAAEKLFITQPAVSKRIKNLEEEFKITLFDTVGRGIVATQAANEMLPHAKKWLDDYENFKINLQNSQQTVSGKLVIGTSHHIGLHHLPPVLKNFIQTYPAVQLEVHFVDSEEAHKAVLDGDVSLAFLTLPPVYDKRLTYHTLWSDPLYFMTGTLSPLAKKNDVTLEQLAHYPAILPSANTFTSQITLAEFAKNNLKPYATMSTNPLESIRMLVSVGLGWSVLPQTLINQELAQIDMADNIELQRYLGVVINPSLTRSASVQALLDMLTPID from the coding sequence GTGAATACGACCAATTTGACAACGTTTGTAACGGTCATGCAAACCGGCAGTATTTCCGGTGCCGCCGAAAAACTTTTTATTACTCAGCCTGCTGTCAGTAAGCGCATTAAAAACCTTGAAGAAGAGTTTAAAATTACGCTGTTTGATACCGTAGGTCGCGGTATTGTCGCCACCCAAGCCGCCAATGAAATGCTCCCGCATGCTAAAAAATGGCTAGATGATTACGAAAACTTTAAGATTAATTTGCAAAATTCGCAGCAAACCGTTTCTGGCAAATTGGTCATCGGCACCAGTCATCATATTGGGTTACATCATTTGCCGCCAGTATTGAAAAACTTTATCCAAACGTATCCTGCTGTACAGTTAGAGGTGCATTTCGTCGATTCAGAAGAAGCGCACAAAGCGGTACTAGATGGCGATGTGTCTTTGGCTTTTTTAACGCTACCACCGGTTTATGACAAACGCTTAACTTATCATACCTTATGGTCTGACCCGCTGTATTTTATGACGGGCACGCTATCGCCATTGGCTAAGAAAAATGACGTTACTCTAGAGCAGTTGGCGCATTATCCTGCAATTTTACCGTCTGCCAATACTTTTACCAGTCAGATTACCTTGGCAGAATTTGCTAAGAACAACCTCAAGCCTTATGCCACCATGAGCACCAATCCTTTAGAGTCGATTCGTATGTTGGTCTCAGTAGGTTTAGGCTGGTCGGTACTGCCGCAAACTTTAATCAACCAAGAGTTGGCGCAAATTGATATGGCGGATAATATAGAGCTACAGCGTTATCTAGGGGTCGTTATTAACCCTAGCTTGACCCGCTCAGCCAGTGTGCAAGCCTTATTGGATATGTTGACGCCTATAGATTAA